CGCACCGAACGTGCCCGTGGGCAGTTCGTCCACCATCACCCGCGCGAAGGACTCGTACGACATCGTCACCAAGGCATTGGGAATCCCCTGTGCCACAGCCTCTTTCAGCAACTCAGCGGCACCGGGACGCCACGGGATGTGCTCGTGCATCTGCCTGATCACCGACTCCAGGAGGGTGTCGACGATCTCCTCGTCGGGCAGTGTCACCGGCGATTTCTCCCTGATCATCTGTGCCGACACCACGAGCGGGTTACCGACGAGTTGGTGCGCCAACTCATCAGTCCACACACCACCGAACGAGGCGACAAGTTCACGCTCGGCGTTCATCCAGTACGGCTCGGTGTCGACCAGCGTGCCGTCCATGTCCCACAGAATCGCTTCCGGCATCTCTGCCATCACGATCAGTCCTCCGGTTCGTAGCCGAGGTTGGGCGAGAGCCACTTCTCGGCCTGCTTCAGCGTCCAGCCCTTGCGCTGCGCATACGACTCCACCTGGTCGCGGTTGATGCGTCCGACCACGAAGTACTGCGAATCGGGGTGGGAGAAGTACCAGCCCGAGACGGACGCGCCCGGCCACATGGCCATCGACTCGGTGAGTTCGATGCCGGTCTGGTTCTTCACGTCGAGCAGTTCCCAGAGGGTGCGCTTCTCGGTGTGGTCGGGGCAGGCGGGGTAGCCGGGGGCAGGACGGATGCCGCGGTACCTCTCGGCGATCAGGTCCTCATTCGAGAGCGTCTCGTCGGCGGCGTAACCCCACAGTTCGTGACGCACGACCTCATGCATCCGCTCGGCGAAGGCCTCGGCCAGGCGGTCGGCGACCGATTCCAGCAGGATCGCGCTGTAGTCGTCGATCGCGTCCTTGAACTCCTTGATCTTGTCGCCTGCACCCAGGCCCGCGGTGACCGCGAAACCGCCGATGTAGTCGCGCAGGCCGGAGTCCTTCGGGGCGATGTAGTCGGCCAGGGACTTGTTCGCGACACCTTCACGGTGCTGCCCCTGCTGGCGCAGGTGGTGCAGCATCGTGCGGATCTCACCGCGCGACTCGTCGGTGTAGACCTCGATGGAGTCGCCGACGGAGTTGGCCGGGAAGAACCCGACGACGCCGGACGCCTCGAGCCAGTTCTCGGCCGCGATCTTGTCGAGCATCGCGTTCGCCTCGTCGTACAGCTTGCGCGCGGTCTCCCCCGTCGCCGGGTTGTTGAGGATGTCGGGGAAGCGTCCCTTCATCTCCCAGGCGTTGAAGAACGGCTGCCAGTCGATGTACTTGCGCAGCGTGGCGATCGGGTAGTTGCGCACCACCTTGGTCCAGCTGCGGATCTGCCCGTGCACCTGGTCGTTACCGGTGTTCTCGTCCTGCTGCAGCAACATGTGCGGACGCTGCGGCTGGTAGTTCGACCAGTCGATCGGGGGACGCTTGGCCATCGCCTGCTCGTAGGAGATCAGCGGGCGGTCGTTCTTCTTCGCGGCGTGGCGCTGCCGGATCGACTCGTAATCACGCTCGACCTCGTCCAGGAAAGGTTGCTTGCGAGTGTCGGACAGCAGCGCGGACGCCGTCGGCACCGAACGCGAGGCGTCCTTCACCCACACGACCGGTCCGTGGTACTTCGAGGTCACGCGGACGGCGGTGTGTGCCTTGGACGTGGTCGCGCCGCCGAGCAACAGCGGGATGTCGAACCCCTGTCGCTCCATCTCCTGCGCGACACCGACCATCTCGTCCAGCGAGGGAGTGATCAGACCCGACAGGCCGATGATGTCGGCGTTCTCCGCCTTCGCGGTCTCCAGGATCTTGGCGGTGGGCACCATCACGCCGAGGTCGACGACGTCGTAGTTGTTGCACTGCAGCACCACACCGACGATGTTCTTGCCGATGTCGTGCACATCGCCCTTGACCGTCGCCATGACGATCTTGCCCTTGGCGCGCACCGCGTCGCCCGGCTTCTTCTCCGCCTCGATGTACGGAATCAGGTGTGCGACAGCCTTTTTCATCACGCGAGCCGACTTCACGACCTGCGGCAGGAACATCTTGCCGGCACCGAAGAGGTCTCCGACGACGCCCATGCCGTCCATCAGCGGGCCCTCGATGACGGCCAGTGGCCGCTCCCCCGCCTCGGCGAGCTCGACCCGCATCTCCTCGGTGTCGGCGACGACATACTCGTCCATGCCCTTCACCAACGCGTGCGTGATGCGTTCGCGTACAGGAAGATTACGCCACTCGAGGGCCGCGCTGTTGTCGACCGGGCCGGCTTCCTTGTTGTGCTCGGCCGCGATCTCCAGCAGCCGCTCCGTGGAGTCGGGACGTCGGTTGAGCACGACGTCCTCGATGCGCTCCTTGAGTTCGGGATCGATCTGGTCGTAGACGACCAGTGCGCCGGCGTTGACGATTCCCATGTCCATGCCCGCTTCGATGGCGTGGTACAGGAACACCGCGTGGATCGCCTCGCGCACCGGGTTGTTGCCGCGGAAGCTGAACGAGACGTTCGAGACACCGCCGGAGACCAGGGCTCCGGGCAAGTTCTGCTTGATCCAACGGGTGGCCTCGATGAAGTCGACGCCATAGTTGGAGTGCTCCTCGATACCCGTCGCGACCGCGAAGATGTTCGGGTCGAAGATGATGTCCTCGGCCGGGAAACCGATCTCCTGCGTGAGGATCTCGTACGCCTTGGAACAGATCTCCTTGCGACGCTCGATGGTGTCGGCTTGTCCCTCCTCGTCGAAGGCCATGACCACCACGGCGGCGCCGTACTTACGGCACAGGCGGGCCTGTTCGATGAACGGTTCCAGGCCCTCCTTCATCGAGATCGAGTTGACGATGGGCTTGCCCTGTACGCAGCGCAGACCGGCCTCGATGACGCTCCACTTGGACGAGTCGATCATCACCGGGACGCGGCTGATGTCGGGCTCGGAGGCGATCAGCTTGCAGAAGCGATCCATCGCCTCGATGCCGTCGATCATGCCTTCGTCCATGTTGATGTCGATGACCTGTGCGCCGGCCTCGACCTGCTGCCGCGCCACGTTCAGTGCGGTCGGGTAGTCGCCGTCCTTGATCAACTTGCGGAAACGCGCCGAACCGGTGATGTTGGTGCGCTCGCCGACGTTGACGAACAGGGAGTCCTCGACCACGTTGAGCGGTTCGAGACCGGACAGCCGCAGCGCGGGGGCGATGCTCGGTACTTCGCGCGGGGACACGCCCTCGACCCGGTCGGCGATCTCGCTGATGTGCTCGGGCGTGGTGCCGCAGCAGCCGCCGAGGATGTTGACCAGTCCGTCCTGGGCGAAGCCGCCGACGACGTCCGCCATCTCCTGAGGAGTCTCGTCGTACTCACCGAAGGCGTTGGGCAGGCCGGCGTTCGGGTAGACCGAGACGAACGCGTCCGCGACCTTCGACAGTTCCGCGACGTACGGGCGCATGTCGGCGGCGCCGAGCGCACAGTTGAACCCGACAGCGAGCGGCTTGGCGTGGCGGACGCTGTTCCAGAAGGCCTCGGTGACCTGACCGGACAGCGTGCGACCGGACGCGTCCGTGATCGTGCCGGAGATGATCACCGGCCACCGGCGTCCCTCCTGCTCGAACAGGGTTTCCAGGGCGAAGATCGCCGCCTTGGCGTTGAGGGTGTCGAAGATCGTCTCGACCAGCAGCAGGTCCGAGCCGCCGTCGATCAGGCCCTGCGCCTGTTCCAGGTAAGCGTCGACGAGTTCCTGGTAGGTGATGTTGCGGGCACCCGGGTCA
This is a stretch of genomic DNA from Yimella lutea. It encodes these proteins:
- the metH gene encoding methionine synthase encodes the protein MSSRSDSRSETFERDTTHQRPDATAELTEALNSRVMILDGSMGVFIQRHKLSEDEFRGERFADWERDVKGNNDLLSITKPELIADIHRAYLDAGADIIETNTFSAQRISMADYGMEDLSYELNFVSAALARAECDKAATDDKPRYVAGALGPTNRTASISPEVNDPGARNITYQELVDAYLEQAQGLIDGGSDLLLVETIFDTLNAKAAIFALETLFEQEGRRWPVIISGTITDASGRTLSGQVTEAFWNSVRHAKPLAVGFNCALGAADMRPYVAELSKVADAFVSVYPNAGLPNAFGEYDETPQEMADVVGGFAQDGLVNILGGCCGTTPEHISEIADRVEGVSPREVPSIAPALRLSGLEPLNVVEDSLFVNVGERTNITGSARFRKLIKDGDYPTALNVARQQVEAGAQVIDINMDEGMIDGIEAMDRFCKLIASEPDISRVPVMIDSSKWSVIEAGLRCVQGKPIVNSISMKEGLEPFIEQARLCRKYGAAVVVMAFDEEGQADTIERRKEICSKAYEILTQEIGFPAEDIIFDPNIFAVATGIEEHSNYGVDFIEATRWIKQNLPGALVSGGVSNVSFSFRGNNPVREAIHAVFLYHAIEAGMDMGIVNAGALVVYDQIDPELKERIEDVVLNRRPDSTERLLEIAAEHNKEAGPVDNSAALEWRNLPVRERITHALVKGMDEYVVADTEEMRVELAEAGERPLAVIEGPLMDGMGVVGDLFGAGKMFLPQVVKSARVMKKAVAHLIPYIEAEKKPGDAVRAKGKIVMATVKGDVHDIGKNIVGVVLQCNNYDVVDLGVMVPTAKILETAKAENADIIGLSGLITPSLDEMVGVAQEMERQGFDIPLLLGGATTSKAHTAVRVTSKYHGPVVWVKDASRSVPTASALLSDTRKQPFLDEVERDYESIRQRHAAKKNDRPLISYEQAMAKRPPIDWSNYQPQRPHMLLQQDENTGNDQVHGQIRSWTKVVRNYPIATLRKYIDWQPFFNAWEMKGRFPDILNNPATGETARKLYDEANAMLDKIAAENWLEASGVVGFFPANSVGDSIEVYTDESRGEIRTMLHHLRQQGQHREGVANKSLADYIAPKDSGLRDYIGGFAVTAGLGAGDKIKEFKDAIDDYSAILLESVADRLAEAFAERMHEVVRHELWGYAADETLSNEDLIAERYRGIRPAPGYPACPDHTEKRTLWELLDVKNQTGIELTESMAMWPGASVSGWYFSHPDSQYFVVGRINRDQVESYAQRKGWTLKQAEKWLSPNLGYEPED
- a CDS encoding HAD family hydrolase → MAEMPEAILWDMDGTLVDTEPYWMNAERELVASFGGVWTDELAHQLVGNPLVVSAQMIREKSPVTLPDEEIVDTLLESVIRQMHEHIPWRPGAAELLKEAVAQGIPNALVTMSYESFARVMVDELPTGTFGAVVTGDVVEHGKPHPQPYLVAAEALGVDPSHCLAVEDSPTGARSAVAAGARTIAVPHIVDVPDEVGAVKVATLAGETIESLWSRTTQS